Proteins encoded together in one Styela clava chromosome 12, kaStyClav1.hap1.2, whole genome shotgun sequence window:
- the LOC120329530 gene encoding lysophospholipase-like protein 1 isoform X1 translates to MLHRTIVMPAGRHTASLIFLHGSGDTGVGIQSWIADCFDGTGDKQGFNFNHIKAEVKAGIPPSRILVGGFSMGGSMALHLGFRNHLDLGGVFALSSFLSAESTVYDSIIEHQKTENSMPELFMAHGTKDPLVLFEWGKKTFQKLTSLGVKGQFHKFKYFHEIGFKELLMLRNWIVERIPNDTNS, encoded by the exons ATGCTGCACAGGACTATTGTGATGCCTGCag GTCGGCACACAGCATCATTAATATTTCTTCACGGATCTGGGGACACAGGGGTCGGTATTCAGAGCTGGATTGCTGACTGCTTCGATGGTACAGGAGATAAACAAGGATTTAATTTCAACCATATTAAG gcaGAGGTGAAGGCTGGAATACCTCCATCTCGCATCCTTGTTGGAGGATTCTCAATGGGAGGTTCAATGGCGCTTCATCTTGGTTTTCGAAATCATTTGGATCTTGGAGGAGTATTTGCTCTGTCATCATTTCTCAGTGCTGAATCTACTGTCTATGATTCAATAATAGAACATCAAAAAACTGAAAACTCCATGCCAGAACTATTCATGGCTCATGGAACTAAAGATCCTCTTGTATTGTTTGAGTGGGGAaagaaaacatttcaaaaattaactTCCTTGGGGGTTAAAGGTCAATTtcataagtttaaatattttcatgagaTTGGTTTCAAAGAGTTATTGATGCTTAGAAATTGGATTGTAGAACGAATACCAAATGACACAAATTCATGA
- the LOC120329530 gene encoding lysophospholipase-like protein 1 isoform X2, with product MLHRTIVMPAGRHTASLIFLHGSGDTGVGIQSWIADCFDGTGDKQGFNFNHIKVIYPTAPPQPYTPMNGRISNVWFDRHKISYDTPEIAKSVDEMSDKLIQVLFSIIAAEVKAGIPPSRILVGGFSMGGSMALHLGFRNHLDLGGVFALSSFLSAESTVYDSIIEHQKTENSMPELFMAHGTKDPLVLFEWGKKTFQKLTSLGVKGQFHKFKYFHEIGFKELLMLRNWIVERIPNDTNS from the exons ATGCTGCACAGGACTATTGTGATGCCTGCag GTCGGCACACAGCATCATTAATATTTCTTCACGGATCTGGGGACACAGGGGTCGGTATTCAGAGCTGGATTGCTGACTGCTTCGATGGTACAGGAGATAAACAAGGATTTAATTTCAACCATATTAAG GTTATATATCCAACAGCACCACCTCAGCCATATACCCCAATGAACGGTAGAATCAGTAACGTTTGGTTCGACCGCCACAAAATATCTTACGATACTCCTGAAATTGCAAAATCTGTGGATGAAATGTCGGACAAACTGATTCaggtattattttcaataattgca gcaGAGGTGAAGGCTGGAATACCTCCATCTCGCATCCTTGTTGGAGGATTCTCAATGGGAGGTTCAATGGCGCTTCATCTTGGTTTTCGAAATCATTTGGATCTTGGAGGAGTATTTGCTCTGTCATCATTTCTCAGTGCTGAATCTACTGTCTATGATTCAATAATAGAACATCAAAAAACTGAAAACTCCATGCCAGAACTATTCATGGCTCATGGAACTAAAGATCCTCTTGTATTGTTTGAGTGGGGAaagaaaacatttcaaaaattaactTCCTTGGGGGTTAAAGGTCAATTtcataagtttaaatattttcatgagaTTGGTTTCAAAGAGTTATTGATGCTTAGAAATTGGATTGTAGAACGAATACCAAATGACACAAATTCATGA
- the LOC120329528 gene encoding zinc finger and BTB domain-containing protein 41-like: MKRSIYERHYSNSLADIVKNVDETEKIFGNKRVKNTRRIKRKSQPRRHEIASNDNDSRFVCKICGEVSVNQRALDSHQRIHTKPFKCEFCKKCFEGAWRLRYHLKIHTNEKPFSCELCGKSFRYRYKLRNHIANHEAPYKCELCGMEFSLKATLKRHVLNRPKNLENHTCLTCGISFCRRINFNNHMVCHSNIRPYPCEICGADFKTKPALNMHKNCHSRKQIRCEICNESYIYKDYLDRHMQSEHGSKRKDGNNASTSSIISSTKSVKSAQSGINNASPSSIISSTKSVKSEVKFGNSQSGMNLLNVIKEGIIFKPIKLKKVE, from the coding sequence ATGAAAAGAAGTATATATGAAAGGCATTACAGCAATTCATTGGCAGACATTGTGAAAAATGTCGATGAAACTGAAAAAATCTTCGGAAATAAAAGAGTAAAAAACACAAGAAGAATAAAACGTAAAAGTCAACCAAGACGTCACGAAATAGCAAGTAATGACAATGATAGTCGCTTTGTCTGCAAGATTTGCGGAGAAGTGTCCGTAAACCAGCGAGCTTTGGATTCCCATCAACGTATCCACACAAAACCATTTAAATGTGAATTTTGCAAGAAATGTTTCGAAGGTGCTTGGCGGTTGAGATATCATTTGAAAATACATACAAATGAAAAACCGTTTTCATGTGAATTATGTGGGAAAAGCTTCAGGTATCGATATAAATTACGTAATCATATTGCTAATCACGAAGCACCATACAAATGTGAACTATGTGGAATGGAGTTTTCTCTAAAGGCAACTTTGAAAAGACATGTTTTGAATCGCCCAAAAAACCTGGAAAATCATACTTGTTTAACATGTGGAATCTCATTTTGTCGTAGAATAAACTTCAATAATCATATGGTCTGTCACAGCAACATAAGACCATATCcatgtgaaatatgtggggCAGATTTTAAAACTAAACCAGCCTTGAACATGCACAAAAACTGTCATTCAAGAAAACAAATTCGATGCGAAATTTGTAatgaaagttatatatataaagattaTTTGGACCGCCATATGCAGTCTGAACATGGATCAAAAAGAAAAGATGGAAATAACGCGAGCACTTCTTCTATAATTTCTAGTACAAAGTCTGTGAAAAGTGCTCAAAGTGGAATAAATAACGCGAGCCCTTCTTCCATAATTTCTAGTACAAAGTCTGTGAAAAGTGAAGTCAAATTTGGGAACTCTCAAAGTGGAATGAATCTATTGAATGTTATAAAGGAAGGAATAATTTTCAAACCTATCAAACTGAAAAAAGTAgaataa
- the LOC120329753 gene encoding ADP-ribosylhydrolase ARH3-like: MAAQELTLLSKFQGVSLGALFGDCLGANFENDWKTLPYETVKSYYDTINDEVTDARRSGFSSIEEGYVRYTDDTCMTFDLGESLVRMKIYDPNDISKRFSDTYFRSPLGRNYGNHVTDCFRKRRIDEYKHDVYRAASEQFMRTGSFGNGSAMRVSPVTLFHHDNIPEMVALAADQSRLTHSNPKGINGAVLQALAIEKAMTSGKIEDTEKFCHELIAQLKEVTPAKEELEIYEEKIESVVGLLKAENGVSPGEIIEKLGTDVRATESVPAAIFFFLYTLNRNQIPELSSYNGMVRCVISAAAVGHDSDTIASMAGAIAGAYYGVEFIPTEWVWACEASRKALKLANALHDINQGIEKSSGCSLM; the protein is encoded by the coding sequence ATGGCTGCACAAGAATTAACACTTTTATCAAAGTTTCAAGGAGTATCTCTCGGTGCACTATTTGGAGATTGTTTGGGAGCTAACTTTGAAAATGACTGGAAAACACTTCCTTATGAAACTGTGAAATCATATTATGATACCATCAATGACGAAGTTACTGACGCACGAAGATCTGGATTTTCTAGCATCGAAGAAGGTTATGTGCGATATACCGATGACACGTGCATGACCTTTGACCTGGGGGAATCTTTAGTCAGGATGAAAATCTACGATCCCAATGATATTTCTAAGCGTTTTTCAGATACTTATTTCCGTTCCCCACTGGGTAGGAACTACGGTAATCATGTTACGGATTGTTTTCGGAAACGAAGAATCGATGAATACAAACATGATGTTTATAGAGCGGCCAGCGAACAATTTATGAGAACGGGATCGTTCGGTAATGGATCTGCAATGCGTGTGTCTCCCGTCACGTTATTCCACCACGATAATATCCCTGAAATGGTGGCTCTTGCTGCGGACCAATCAAGACTTACTCATTCAAATCCGAAGGGTATTAATGGTGCTGTACTTCAGGCGCTTGCGATTGAAAAAGCTATGACATCGGGAaaaattgaagacactgaaAAATTCTGTCACGAGTTAATTGCACAGCTGAAAGAAGTCACTCCGGCTAAAGAAGAGTTGGAAATTTACGAAGAAAAAATAGAAAGTGTAGTTGGTTTATTGAAAGCCGAAAATGGGGTTTCCCCTGGGGAGATAATTGAAAAACTCGGGACGGATGTACGTGCCACTGAATCAGTTCCAGCTgcgatatttttctttttatacaCTTTAAATCGAAACCAAATACCTGAGTTATCTAGTTACAATGGAATGGTGCGTTGTGTTATATCAGCTGCAGCTGTTGGCCATGACTCTGACACGATAGCTTCTATGGCAGGAGCAATAGCTGGGGCTTATTATGGGGTCGAATTCATTCCCACAGAGTGGGTTTGGGCTTGTGAGGCATCCAGAAAGGCATTGAAACTTGCAAATGCATTACATGATATTAATCAAGGTATAGAGAAGAGCAGCGGATGCTCTTTAAtgtaa
- the LOC120329749 gene encoding ADP-ribosylhydrolase ARH3-like, producing MATQELELSLLSRFQGVSLGALFGDCLGAKFENNWSILPYEKVISYYETIKDKVAMETPKADSGFVHYTDDTCMTFDLAKSLTKNRKFKPQDVAKRFTETFFASPKERNYGKHVAKVFSELKENSCRGDVYKPASEQFGGSGSYGNGSAMRVSPVALLHHDNIIEMLTLVVAQSKLTHTNPRGINGAVLQALAIEKAMTSGKIDNAKIFCQELLDQFKEITPIKEDMEIFENGMSNVMELLEKESEVTPREIVSKLGTGVLAIQAVPPAIFFFLHSLKTNNVPTLSTYNGMVRTVLYATSVSHDSDTVACMAGAIAGAYYGVDSIPSEWVTACEGSDKAMKLANKLYKMNENSRKNKKS from the coding sequence ATGGCAACTCAAGAATTGGAATTGTCTCTTCTGTCAAGGTTCCAAGGAGTTTCTCTCGGAGCTTTATTTGGGGACTGTTTGGGagctaaatttgaaaataattggaGCATTTTGCCATATGAAAAAGTTATCTCTTATTATGAAACAATCAAAGATAAGGTTGCTATGGAAACACCAAAAGCTGATTCTGGTTTTGTTCATTACACTGATGACACCTGCATGACCTTTGACCTTGCTAAATCGCTGACTAAAAATAGGAAGTTCAAGCCACAAGATGTCGCTAAGCGATTTACAGAGACGTTTTTTGCTTCGCCAAAAGAAAGGAATTACGGAAAACATGTTGCGAAAGTCTTTAGTGAACTGAAAGAAAACAGTTGCCGTGGTGATGTTTATAAACCAGCAAGTGAACAGTTTGGTGGTTCTGGTTCCTATGGAAACGGTTCCGCTATGAGGGTTTCACCAGTTGCTTTGTTACATCATGATAATATTATCGAGATGTTAACCTTGGTAGTTGCGCAATCTAAGCTAACCCACACAAACCCAAGAGGAATCAACGGTGCCGTACTACAAGCGCTTGCAATTGAAAAAGCTATGACATCGGGAAAAATTGATAATGCTAAAATATTTTGCCAAGAATTATTAGATCAATTTAAAGAAATCACACCTATTAAAGAAGACatggaaatttttgaaaatggaatGTCAAATGTGATGGAATTACTTGAAAAAGAGAGTGAAGTTACACCAAGAGAAATTGTCTCGAAACTTGGTACGGGTGTGTTAGCTATCCAGGCCGTTCCGCCAgcaattttctttttcttacACTCACTAAAAACTAACAATGTTCCAACATTATCAACTTACAATGGCATGGTTAGAACTGTTCTTTACGCCACTTCTGTGAGCCATGACTCTGACACAGTTGCTTGTATGGCAGGGGCAATAGCTGGCGCATATTATGGAGTGGATTCTATCCCATCAGAATGGGTCACAGCTTGTGAGGGTTCTGATAAGGCTATGAAACTTGCTAATAAGCTGTATAAAATGAATGAGAACAgtagaaagaataaaaaatctTGA